The following coding sequences lie in one Balneola vulgaris DSM 17893 genomic window:
- a CDS encoding FAD-dependent oxidoreductase — MNKYNSSKIAVIGAGISGITTATLLKLFGFEVTIYSEFFPATQKSNPAYASLYPSASVIPHSVSHDELSSLFEVSQALFKELANNDSHGVGIHEHYELYNNHVSVPEYAHHMENFEMFEKLSWFPNIPHLDLQSGWKYDCYFADWSIYFKKLLDYYHQLGGKSVTQKIDLNSPPLQEQIIINCTGVGASSLKKEHSSPYLQLGHLLKIKGAPLLKSPTGKTVSYNLTPGVDTYTNIDGEALDVYCYPRQDGWILGGSRFVGTIDKEGRWAPKSDAEMVFPHQITELNKEIIANTFGINLDSYQERTEIVAYRYVRDKKNGLKLEVEELQDQLMIHYYGLGGAGVTLSWGGAARILNMVANTLENKSYALNEIKEKLSRWE; from the coding sequence ATGAATAAATACAATTCTTCAAAAATAGCTGTTATAGGTGCGGGAATATCGGGTATCACTACTGCAACATTGTTAAAACTTTTTGGATTTGAAGTAACTATTTACTCTGAGTTTTTCCCAGCTACGCAAAAGTCTAATCCCGCTTACGCTAGCTTATACCCATCCGCATCTGTAATTCCTCATTCCGTTTCTCATGATGAATTAAGTAGTTTATTTGAAGTCAGCCAGGCATTATTTAAAGAACTAGCAAATAATGATTCACATGGTGTAGGCATTCATGAACATTATGAGCTATATAACAACCATGTTTCGGTGCCTGAATATGCTCATCACATGGAAAATTTTGAGATGTTTGAAAAGCTTTCTTGGTTTCCAAACATCCCTCATCTAGATCTACAATCGGGCTGGAAGTATGATTGTTACTTTGCCGACTGGAGTATTTACTTTAAAAAACTATTGGATTACTACCATCAACTTGGTGGAAAAAGTGTTACCCAAAAAATTGATTTAAATAGCCCCCCACTTCAGGAACAAATCATTATCAATTGTACGGGAGTAGGTGCTTCAAGCCTAAAAAAAGAACATTCTTCCCCTTACTTACAATTGGGACATCTTCTTAAGATCAAAGGGGCACCATTACTGAAATCACCTACGGGTAAAACGGTATCCTATAATTTAACTCCTGGTGTTGATACCTATACTAATATCGACGGAGAAGCATTGGATGTGTATTGTTACCCTCGGCAGGATGGCTGGATCTTAGGTGGTAGTAGGTTTGTAGGCACAATCGATAAGGAAGGGAGATGGGCTCCAAAATCAGATGCCGAAATGGTATTTCCTCATCAAATCACAGAGCTTAACAAAGAAATCATTGCGAATACCTTTGGAATCAATTTAGATAGCTACCAAGAACGTACAGAGATAGTAGCCTATAGATATGTTCGAGATAAGAAAAATGGTTTAAAGCTTGAAGTCGAGGAACTTCAAGATCAACTCATGATTCATTATTACGGTTTAGGCGGAGCAGGGGTAACGTTAAGCTGGGGAGGCGCCGCTCGAATCTTAAATATGGTTGCAAATACGCTAGAAAATAAATCGTACGCTCTTAATGAAATCAAAGAGAAGCTTTCTCGTTGGGAATAA
- a CDS encoding MerC domain-containing protein: MSESSSTKPGFWDRVGIGLSGICAIHCLLVPVVVALIPLWPAFEEIHEYTHLVFFLAIAPAVYLSLKRKHESRAVSVYLITGVVIIFCAWFFHEYLGELGEAGVTLIGSILLIKGHWLNYKSKLQA, from the coding sequence ATGAGTGAGTCATCATCTACAAAGCCCGGATTTTGGGATCGAGTTGGTATTGGGCTTTCAGGTATCTGCGCAATTCACTGTTTATTAGTGCCGGTTGTAGTTGCTTTAATTCCATTGTGGCCAGCATTTGAAGAGATTCATGAATACACTCACCTCGTTTTTTTCTTAGCCATTGCACCAGCAGTATACTTATCACTGAAACGCAAACATGAATCAAGAGCCGTAAGTGTTTATTTAATTACTGGGGTAGTAATTATTTTCTGCGCATGGTTTTTTCATGAATATTTAGGGGAACTCGGTGAAGCTGGAGTGACTCTTATCGGAAGTATTTTATTGATAAAAGGCCATTGGTTAAACTACAAATCAAAGTTGCAGGCTTAA
- a CDS encoding MFS transporter has product MKTQEQIYRWITDEGEERVCEAISEDQCEEVPGNFLKNSLSGFSSKLAEQLVSPGVTLPWILSVLGASSGFAGLLVPLKNAGSLLPQLLVSAKIRAFAKRKNFWAYSAFFQSIMVACMLIAFLLFEGDKAALIIVSALFLFSIASGVASVSFKDVMAKTIPKGRRGRLLATRATGGGLLTLGAGLVLYFFMSGRYSEQSILILIASASVLWFISGAFFWSINEKAGATEGGRSPIEELSKGIELLKENTNLRNFIISRALLMAIPLAQPFFILYGKRLTDADLSGLGLLVIASGIAGFISSPFWGKFADRSSRKLMMVVAFLGILNIALVMGFSLVANEYQTIAVFAPLILLNMMIHGGARLSRKTYLADFAPEDERPLYISLSNTCIGLFTVVAAGIGFIAELFSIQALFVFLMMMLIASMAYSFSLKEV; this is encoded by the coding sequence ATGAAAACCCAAGAACAGATTTATAGATGGATTACCGACGAAGGGGAGGAAAGAGTTTGTGAGGCCATTAGTGAAGATCAATGTGAGGAAGTTCCGGGTAATTTTTTAAAGAATTCGCTGAGTGGTTTTAGCTCAAAGTTAGCCGAACAATTAGTAAGCCCAGGTGTAACACTCCCATGGATTTTATCGGTACTTGGTGCATCATCAGGCTTTGCGGGCTTACTTGTTCCCTTAAAGAATGCGGGTTCCTTACTCCCTCAATTACTCGTTTCAGCTAAGATCCGTGCATTTGCGAAAAGAAAGAATTTCTGGGCATACTCCGCTTTCTTCCAATCTATAATGGTGGCGTGTATGTTAATAGCATTTTTGTTGTTTGAAGGAGATAAAGCGGCACTTATTATCGTTTCAGCATTATTTTTATTTAGCATTGCTAGTGGTGTGGCTTCCGTTAGTTTTAAAGATGTGATGGCGAAAACAATACCAAAGGGTAGAAGAGGACGCCTGCTAGCCACTCGAGCTACAGGAGGTGGTTTGCTAACTTTAGGAGCTGGGCTTGTACTGTATTTTTTTATGAGTGGCAGGTATAGTGAACAGTCCATTCTCATTTTAATCGCCTCTGCTTCCGTGTTATGGTTTATATCAGGAGCTTTCTTCTGGAGCATCAATGAAAAGGCAGGGGCAACAGAAGGAGGTAGGAGTCCCATTGAAGAACTATCCAAAGGCATTGAGTTATTAAAAGAGAATACAAACCTTCGAAATTTTATTATTTCGAGAGCTCTATTGATGGCCATTCCTCTCGCTCAGCCCTTTTTTATTTTATATGGAAAAAGACTAACGGATGCCGACTTAAGTGGTTTAGGTTTATTAGTGATTGCTAGTGGAATAGCGGGCTTTATCAGTAGTCCTTTTTGGGGCAAGTTTGCTGATCGTTCTAGTCGGAAGTTGATGATGGTAGTAGCTTTTTTAGGGATACTCAACATCGCATTAGTAATGGGGTTTTCGCTGGTTGCTAATGAATATCAAACCATTGCTGTTTTTGCTCCTCTCATACTTCTAAATATGATGATTCATGGGGGAGCTCGTTTAAGTAGGAAAACCTATTTGGCTGATTTCGCCCCTGAAGACGAACGCCCTTTATACATTTCTTTATCAAATACCTGTATTGGATTATTTACGGTGGTAGCTGCAGGAATTGGATTTATTGCTGAATTATTTAGCATTCAGGCTTTATTTGTTTTCTTGATGATGATGCTGATAGCAAGTATGGCTTATAGCTTCTCATTGAAAGAAGTTTAA
- a CDS encoding amidohydrolase family protein, which yields MGFRHLLFLSSIVVLLSINCTRLSPDHKLIEHASIIDLETGSILENQSILIENGKISKVFETGYISYDTKNKFDASGLFVIPGLWDMHIHLRGGEALIEENRALLPLYITHGVTTVRDAGGDLTPQVLKWRKEAQNNELVGPYIFTSGPKIDGVNSTWEGSLELTSVEDVSSALDSLEALGADYVKIYDSRLSEELYLEILKQAESRGLKTTGHMPMSVMFEDAIDAGLDGVDHLYYVMKGASSKEEEITEQVRNGELGFWGAVRELLNSYDEEKAALLFQKMAENNVAVVPTLYIDDILSYLHEVDHSDDEMLQFIGEGIQETYARRLNSALRRNDAANAFEATMNEHFKAMVPPMHEAGIMILPGSDNGAYNSYVYAGHSLHKELEVIVSTGISEIETLRMATQNGPKFFGVMNQYGSIEAMKEADLLFLNENPLEQIKHTQSIEWVMLNGEIFTRTELDQVLQEL from the coding sequence ATGGGATTCCGACATCTGCTTTTTCTTAGCTCTATTGTTGTACTACTGAGTATTAACTGCACACGCCTTTCACCTGATCATAAACTGATTGAACATGCTTCCATTATTGACCTTGAAACAGGTTCCATATTGGAAAACCAATCTATTTTAATTGAGAATGGTAAAATTTCGAAGGTATTCGAAACAGGATACATCAGCTACGATACAAAAAATAAGTTTGACGCTAGTGGGCTTTTCGTAATTCCAGGGCTATGGGATATGCATATCCATTTGAGAGGTGGAGAAGCTTTAATCGAAGAAAACCGAGCATTACTTCCTCTCTATATTACTCATGGTGTTACTACTGTTAGAGATGCTGGAGGTGACCTCACCCCACAAGTACTTAAGTGGAGGAAAGAAGCACAGAACAATGAATTGGTTGGCCCTTATATTTTTACAAGTGGACCAAAAATAGATGGAGTTAATTCAACTTGGGAAGGGTCATTGGAGCTCACATCTGTGGAAGATGTTTCTAGCGCACTTGATTCATTAGAAGCCTTAGGCGCTGATTATGTTAAGATTTATGACAGTAGATTAAGTGAAGAACTATACTTAGAGATCCTTAAACAAGCCGAATCTAGGGGATTAAAAACCACCGGACATATGCCTATGAGTGTTATGTTTGAAGATGCTATTGACGCCGGACTAGATGGAGTAGACCATCTGTATTATGTAATGAAAGGGGCATCATCAAAAGAAGAAGAAATAACTGAACAAGTTAGAAATGGTGAGCTTGGCTTTTGGGGAGCTGTTCGAGAATTATTGAATTCATATGATGAAGAAAAAGCCGCACTACTATTTCAAAAAATGGCAGAGAATAATGTTGCCGTAGTTCCCACACTTTATATCGATGACATTTTAAGTTACCTGCATGAAGTAGATCATTCAGATGATGAGATGCTTCAATTTATTGGTGAAGGTATTCAAGAAACTTATGCTCGTCGTTTAAATTCAGCACTACGTAGAAATGACGCTGCAAATGCATTTGAAGCAACGATGAATGAACATTTTAAAGCCATGGTCCCACCCATGCACGAAGCAGGCATTATGATTTTACCGGGCTCTGATAATGGAGCGTATAATTCCTATGTGTATGCAGGTCATTCACTTCATAAAGAGCTAGAAGTGATTGTTTCAACGGGTATTTCTGAGATAGAAACCTTAAGAATGGCTACTCAAAATGGTCCTAAGTTCTTTGGGGTGATGAACCAATACGGTTCTATTGAAGCAATGAAAGAAGCTGATTTACTCTTCCTAAATGAAAATCCTTTAGAGCAGATAAAGCATACACAATCAATTGAATGGGTAATGCTGAATGGCGAAATATTTACTCGAACCGAATTAGATCAAGTACTGCAAGAATTATAA
- a CDS encoding Bax inhibitor-1/YccA family protein has protein sequence MINQAQLTAEEVKSIQASFLNKVYLWMGLALTVTGIVAMRVADSGAFMSMFNGTGSKAPFFILIAIELGLVVWLSARIDKMSSGFATALFILYSALNGVTLSVLFYVYTSASIASTFFITAGTFAATSAYGYLTKKDLSSMGGFLMMALIGLIIASLVNIFLASSALYWLISYVGVGIFIGLTAYDTQKIKKMSLELTLDSEAGKKGAVMGALALYLDFINMFIFLLRIFGDRR, from the coding sequence ATGATAAACCAAGCTCAGTTAACAGCTGAAGAAGTTAAAAGCATTCAAGCAAGCTTTTTAAATAAAGTATACTTGTGGATGGGGCTCGCATTAACTGTTACGGGTATTGTTGCCATGCGAGTAGCCGATTCAGGTGCATTCATGTCGATGTTTAATGGCACTGGAAGCAAAGCACCGTTTTTCATTCTTATCGCAATTGAACTAGGTTTAGTGGTATGGCTATCGGCTAGAATTGATAAGATGAGTTCAGGGTTTGCTACAGCTTTGTTCATCTTATACTCAGCGTTGAATGGTGTTACACTATCGGTTCTATTCTATGTGTATACTTCCGCATCTATAGCCTCTACATTTTTTATTACTGCGGGGACCTTTGCAGCAACCAGTGCTTATGGGTATCTCACAAAGAAAGATTTGAGCTCTATGGGGGGCTTTTTGATGATGGCACTAATAGGCTTAATTATCGCTTCATTAGTGAATATATTCCTAGCAAGTTCAGCTCTATATTGGTTAATTAGCTATGTTGGTGTAGGTATTTTTATAGGCTTAACAGCTTACGATACTCAGAAAATTAAGAAGATGAGTCTTGAACTCACGCTCGATTCAGAAGCTGGCAAGAAAGGTGCAGTGATGGGAGCTCTAGCACTTTACCTTGATTTCATCAACATGTTTATCTTTTTACTCCGAATATTCGGCGATCGCCGATAG
- a CDS encoding DUF5916 domain-containing protein, with protein sequence MFELKYRRAIATFLTIAMYSPFVNSQSKGDIAKPSLDAYRLSANESIKLDGILDDQVWSKADKQAEFYQRFPFDGQPASERTEIQVAYSQEHIFIAIKAFDSAPDSIASSLFRRDGSEYSDWVYVSIDSYNDNRTAFTFAVNPRGVQKDILYYNDDEEDIRWDAVWDASTHIDTDGWNAEIRIPLSQIRYTTNKDIQEWGVNFQRRIARKEEVSFWSRTPREEFGLVSWFGDLKGIQGLQKPMRLEILPYVSASDKRAPKPDPAFGENDPFYDKNDLKFKIGGDFKYGISSDFTLTGTINPDFGQVEADPATINLTEFETFFEERRPFFLEGNEIFNFGSTNSQNTYRTHQNFYTRRIGRSPSGQSFQAGIPATFQDRPHQTTIAGAAKVSGKTSNGLSLGILNAYTLEEQARYYDANNDVKGKYIIEPATNYLVGRVRQDISEGDAYLGGFGSAVNRDMSDTYLNDYLHDSAYQIGFDGGYSWANRNWGAYGALSFSSVNGDKQALLRTQTSSARYYNRVDSDYLSVDTDKTSLTGYSGEFSVGKFGGAGLKYSFTYTETSPGYEINDIGFQERADYRAPHYYVEYLNVNPDLFRFYLLWAFGGHAWNFDGDMIMNFYSTGAYIQFNNLWTLTYTGGFTGKIYNDRITRGGPIMRRPKDWNSRIEIGSNSTKPFYATFGSSYRADASGEFTTMVFSTMNYRPTGYLQFSIAPTFLTELNTDQYQAFGDFDDDPELDYLFSDSRIDIFYTDIRLNWTFTPKLSLQTYVRPLFYTADFSRYKTFEERKTYKFNELDASDQSAYESLADFDYRVLQGNAVLRWEYRPGSTLFLVWQQERDEYLGGQSFFEPFKSTPDLFKAEPTNIFLIKLSYWFGN encoded by the coding sequence ATGTTTGAATTAAAGTACAGGAGAGCTATAGCTACTTTTTTAACTATAGCGATGTATTCTCCATTTGTTAATAGTCAGTCTAAAGGTGATATAGCAAAACCATCTTTAGATGCTTATCGGTTATCGGCAAATGAGAGTATAAAATTAGATGGAATTTTAGATGACCAAGTATGGAGTAAAGCCGATAAACAAGCAGAATTCTATCAACGTTTTCCATTTGATGGACAACCCGCTTCAGAGAGAACTGAAATTCAGGTCGCTTATTCTCAAGAACATATTTTCATAGCTATAAAAGCATTCGATTCCGCTCCTGATTCCATTGCTTCATCCCTATTCAGAAGAGATGGTTCAGAATATAGTGATTGGGTATATGTTAGTATAGATAGCTACAATGATAATAGAACGGCCTTTACCTTTGCCGTAAATCCAAGAGGTGTTCAAAAAGATATCCTGTATTACAATGATGATGAAGAGGATATAAGATGGGACGCGGTATGGGATGCTTCAACTCATATAGACACAGATGGTTGGAATGCGGAAATTCGAATTCCCCTTTCCCAAATTCGATATACCACAAACAAAGATATACAAGAATGGGGTGTTAACTTCCAACGAAGAATAGCTCGAAAAGAAGAAGTTTCTTTCTGGTCTAGAACCCCTAGAGAGGAATTTGGTCTCGTATCATGGTTTGGTGATTTAAAAGGTATTCAAGGGCTACAAAAACCGATGCGCTTAGAAATATTACCCTACGTTTCTGCTAGTGATAAACGTGCACCCAAACCCGACCCCGCCTTTGGAGAAAATGATCCTTTTTATGATAAGAATGATCTGAAATTTAAAATTGGTGGCGATTTTAAGTATGGAATTTCCTCAGATTTCACTCTTACAGGAACAATTAATCCTGATTTTGGACAAGTAGAAGCCGATCCCGCTACAATAAACCTTACCGAGTTTGAAACGTTCTTTGAAGAACGCAGACCTTTTTTCTTAGAAGGAAATGAGATTTTCAACTTTGGTTCTACAAATTCTCAAAACACCTATCGTACGCATCAAAACTTTTATACACGTCGAATAGGTAGATCACCATCTGGGCAATCTTTTCAAGCAGGAATTCCAGCAACTTTTCAAGACCGACCACATCAAACTACCATTGCTGGCGCGGCTAAAGTAAGTGGTAAAACGAGTAATGGGTTATCGCTGGGAATTTTAAACGCATATACCCTTGAAGAACAAGCGAGATACTATGATGCCAATAACGATGTGAAAGGGAAGTATATAATTGAACCTGCTACCAACTATTTGGTAGGAAGAGTGAGACAAGATATTTCAGAAGGAGATGCTTACCTAGGTGGTTTTGGTAGCGCTGTGAACAGAGATATGAGCGACACCTACTTGAACGATTACCTACATGATTCTGCTTATCAAATCGGTTTTGATGGGGGCTATAGTTGGGCAAACCGAAATTGGGGCGCTTATGGTGCGCTTTCATTTAGTTCGGTAAATGGTGATAAACAAGCTCTATTGCGCACTCAAACGAGTTCAGCCAGGTACTATAATAGAGTAGACTCTGATTATCTATCCGTTGATACAGATAAGACTAGTTTAACCGGGTATTCTGGTGAGTTTAGTGTGGGTAAATTTGGAGGAGCTGGTTTGAAATACTCCTTTACCTATACTGAAACTAGTCCTGGTTATGAAATCAATGACATTGGATTCCAAGAACGAGCGGATTATAGAGCACCACACTATTATGTGGAATACTTAAATGTGAATCCTGATCTCTTCAGATTTTATCTGTTATGGGCATTTGGCGGACATGCTTGGAATTTTGATGGTGATATGATCATGAACTTCTATAGTACTGGAGCTTACATACAGTTCAATAATTTGTGGACATTGACTTATACGGGAGGGTTTACGGGCAAAATATATAATGACCGTATTACTCGTGGTGGTCCCATAATGAGAAGACCTAAGGATTGGAATAGTCGAATTGAAATCGGTTCTAATTCTACCAAACCCTTTTATGCTACCTTTGGTAGTTCCTATCGAGCGGATGCATCTGGTGAATTCACAACGATGGTATTTTCAACAATGAATTACCGCCCAACAGGATACCTCCAATTTTCTATTGCACCAACTTTCCTCACGGAGCTGAATACGGATCAATATCAGGCTTTTGGTGATTTTGATGATGATCCCGAATTGGATTATCTCTTTTCTGATTCAAGAATAGACATCTTCTATACTGATATAAGATTGAATTGGACTTTTACACCGAAACTGAGTCTGCAAACGTATGTAAGGCCACTTTTTTATACAGCTGACTTCTCGAGATATAAAACCTTTGAAGAAAGAAAAACATACAAGTTTAATGAGTTAGATGCCTCTGACCAATCAGCGTATGAATCTTTAGCTGATTTTGACTACCGAGTTTTACAAGGCAATGCTGTGTTGAGATGGGAATACAGACCGGGTTCAACATTGTTTTTAGTATGGCAACAAGAACGCGATGAATACCTTGGTGGACAAAGCTTTTTTGAGCCATTTAAAAGCACTCCCGATTTATTTAAAGCAGAACCAACGAACATCTTTCTCATAAAACTTAGTTACTGGTTCGGTAACTAA
- a CDS encoding DUF5916 domain-containing protein, producing the protein MRKSAILLLLMCVCFGVNAQSIEPANTEATEYVSNSKTDYRFGYDMNPTMDALRIEDAGIIKLDGFINEAIWATAPVATGFTQRSPNDGSQATQKTEARILYTDKEIFVSIMAYDTAPDSIIASLFRRDGNESSDWVYASFDSYNDKRTAFTFAVNPRGVQKDVLYFDDQGEDILWDAVWEASAKITDQGWSVEMRIPLSQLRFSSKDDIKSWGVNFQRRIARNQEFNFWAPTPQNESGMVSKFGRLNGIRDLEEPRRLEVIPYTSSILERAPGNPNNPYYEKNDLQANIGGDIKYGLTSDLTLTATLNPDFGQVEADPATINLSQFEQFFPEKRPFFLEGSEIFRFGGTKTMNSFGNPNTFYSRRIGRAPQGSLSRANNYSGNGLYDPNTSDEVYTNVPNQTSILGAAKLSGKTQSGLSVGALYALTAEENSPFTAIGNSGSQKGEFVVQPSNNYLITRLKQDFNSGNTVVGGYFAGMNRDIDGTYFEEYLNKSAMISGLDFEHSFKDRTYVISGTASVSNIIGTTDAITRAQRAPQRYYQRVDSDELSVDANKTSLSGLATELSFQKAGGDHWKWSVTGSMVTPGYETNDIGFQNRADYRAINTGLEYAERNPKHFQFYVFWLFSNNAWNFDNDQIGRNYNTGAFFELKNLWSFNYNLNANFDTYSDRFTRGGPVFKMPGSFSFNFNVTSNRNKKVSGGFGQFHRNDRVGEYDHYYWGFMTFRPTTFMQLTISPEIGVQNDVDQYISTRARDAAANDEDLTYGNRYIFSDIRQANFSAQFRLNWTFNPKMSLQTYVRPFIAAGKYSNLKEFNKPGDFGFDVYGQDKGTATVNADGSTTIDPDGSGGEAPFTIRKQDFNVRSLQGNAVFRWEYRPGSTLFLVWQQQRSGFSPNGEFNFGRDFQNLFDPEPTNVFLVKLSYWFGT; encoded by the coding sequence ATGCGAAAATCAGCTATTTTATTACTATTAATGTGTGTGTGTTTCGGGGTGAATGCTCAAAGTATCGAGCCCGCAAATACAGAAGCTACTGAGTACGTAAGCAACTCAAAAACCGATTATCGTTTCGGTTACGACATGAACCCAACCATGGATGCCCTTCGCATTGAGGATGCAGGCATCATCAAATTAGATGGGTTTATAAACGAAGCCATTTGGGCAACAGCTCCTGTTGCTACTGGGTTTACCCAACGAAGCCCTAACGATGGCAGCCAAGCCACCCAAAAAACAGAAGCTAGAATTCTATACACCGATAAAGAGATTTTTGTAAGTATCATGGCTTACGATACAGCTCCTGATTCTATTATAGCATCACTTTTTAGAAGAGATGGAAACGAATCATCTGATTGGGTATATGCAAGTTTCGATAGCTATAACGATAAAAGAACGGCATTTACATTTGCTGTAAATCCAAGAGGTGTTCAAAAAGACGTATTGTATTTTGATGACCAAGGGGAAGATATCTTATGGGATGCTGTGTGGGAAGCATCCGCAAAAATAACAGATCAGGGTTGGTCGGTTGAAATGAGAATACCTTTATCTCAACTTCGATTTAGCTCCAAAGATGATATTAAATCTTGGGGTGTGAATTTCCAAAGAAGAATCGCTCGTAACCAAGAGTTTAACTTTTGGGCTCCAACACCTCAAAATGAATCGGGAATGGTTTCAAAATTCGGTCGCTTGAATGGTATTCGTGATTTAGAAGAACCTCGGAGATTAGAAGTGATTCCTTATACATCGTCAATTCTAGAACGTGCTCCTGGGAATCCTAACAACCCTTATTATGAGAAGAACGATTTACAAGCGAACATTGGTGGAGATATTAAATATGGCCTTACTTCTGATTTAACACTAACGGCTACTTTAAATCCTGATTTTGGGCAAGTTGAAGCTGATCCTGCTACTATAAACTTGTCTCAGTTCGAGCAGTTTTTCCCTGAAAAAAGACCTTTTTTCTTAGAGGGAAGTGAAATTTTCAGATTTGGTGGAACCAAAACAATGAATTCATTTGGTAACCCAAATACATTCTACTCTAGAAGAATTGGTCGTGCCCCTCAAGGTAGTTTAAGCCGAGCCAATAACTATTCCGGGAATGGCTTATATGATCCAAATACTAGTGATGAAGTGTACACCAATGTGCCAAACCAAACTAGCATTTTGGGAGCTGCAAAGTTAAGCGGTAAAACTCAATCAGGCCTATCTGTTGGTGCACTTTATGCTTTAACCGCTGAGGAAAATTCACCATTTACGGCAATTGGAAATTCAGGTTCGCAAAAGGGTGAGTTTGTTGTACAACCAAGTAATAACTATTTAATTACACGTTTGAAGCAAGACTTTAACAGTGGAAATACGGTAGTAGGTGGTTACTTCGCGGGAATGAATAGAGATATTGATGGTACCTATTTTGAAGAATACTTGAATAAATCAGCTATGATTTCGGGTTTAGACTTTGAGCATAGTTTTAAAGATAGAACTTATGTTATAAGTGGTACAGCTTCGGTAAGTAACATCATTGGTACCACGGATGCAATAACTCGAGCTCAACGTGCCCCTCAAAGATATTATCAACGTGTTGATTCCGATGAATTATCGGTAGATGCTAACAAGACATCACTGTCTGGTTTAGCCACTGAATTGAGTTTCCAAAAGGCAGGTGGTGATCATTGGAAGTGGTCGGTTACAGGTTCAATGGTAACCCCTGGATATGAAACCAATGATATAGGATTTCAGAATAGAGCGGACTATAGAGCCATTAATACGGGTCTGGAGTATGCAGAACGCAATCCAAAACATTTCCAGTTTTATGTTTTTTGGTTGTTCTCGAACAATGCATGGAATTTTGACAATGATCAAATTGGTCGAAATTATAATACTGGTGCATTTTTTGAATTGAAGAACCTATGGTCGTTTAACTACAATCTAAATGCGAATTTTGATACATATTCAGATCGTTTTACAAGAGGCGGTCCCGTATTCAAAATGCCAGGAAGTTTCAGTTTTAACTTCAACGTTACTTCTAATAGAAATAAAAAAGTAAGTGGTGGATTTGGTCAATTTCACAGAAACGATCGTGTAGGAGAGTATGATCATTATTATTGGGGATTCATGACCTTCCGACCAACTACATTTATGCAGTTAACTATTTCACCTGAGATAGGTGTTCAAAATGATGTAGATCAATATATCAGCACTAGAGCACGTGATGCTGCAGCAAACGATGAAGATTTGACCTATGGAAATAGATATATCTTTTCAGATATCCGCCAAGCAAATTTCTCAGCTCAATTCCGTTTGAATTGGACATTCAATCCTAAAATGAGTTTACAGACTTATGTTCGTCCATTCATCGCTGCAGGTAAATATTCAAATCTTAAAGAATTCAACAAACCAGGTGACTTCGGATTTGATGTATACGGCCAAGATAAAGGAACGGCTACTGTTAATGCTGATGGTTCAACAACGATTGACCCTGATGGAAGTGGAGGGGAGGCCCCATTTACCATTAGAAAGCAAGACTTTAACGTTCGTTCGCTTCAAGGTAATGCGGTATTTAGATGGGAGTATCGTCCAGGTTCTACTTTATTCTTAGTTTGGCAACAACAAAGAAGTGGATTTAGTCCTAATGGAGAATTTAACTTCGGTCGCGATTTCCAAAACCTATTCGATCCAGAACCAACCAATGTATTCTTAGTAAAATTGAGCTACTGGTTTGGTACTTAA